The following proteins come from a genomic window of Pyxidicoccus sp. MSG2:
- a CDS encoding class I SAM-dependent methyltransferase, with translation MQPLLYGELVPWYHLIDPVADHEDEATCFQEAFERAVSPRPRTLLELGAGAGNAAFHLKRHFTCTLTDLSEDMLTLSRQQNPDCEHVLADMRTLRLGRTFDAVLVHDAIMYMLTEEDLLAAARTAFVHTRPGGAAIFAPDCYRETFEDSTDTLTADDGRRSLRGLMWSWDPHPDDSTYVTEYAFLLREGDTVRAVHDRHVEGLFSRETWHRVLTQAGFRVATLQRPVGDDVFDDIFLCQRS, from the coding sequence ATGCAACCCCTCCTCTACGGCGAGCTCGTCCCCTGGTACCACCTCATCGACCCGGTGGCGGACCATGAAGACGAAGCCACCTGCTTCCAGGAAGCCTTCGAGCGCGCCGTCTCACCGCGCCCGCGGACGCTGCTGGAGCTCGGCGCGGGTGCGGGGAACGCGGCGTTTCACCTGAAGCGCCACTTCACCTGCACCCTCACGGACCTCTCCGAGGACATGCTCACGCTGAGCCGCCAGCAGAACCCCGACTGTGAGCACGTGCTCGCGGACATGCGCACGCTGCGGCTCGGCCGGACGTTCGACGCGGTGCTGGTCCACGACGCCATCATGTACATGCTCACCGAGGAGGACCTCCTCGCCGCCGCCCGGACGGCCTTCGTCCACACGCGGCCCGGCGGCGCGGCCATCTTCGCGCCGGACTGCTACCGGGAGACCTTCGAGGACAGCACGGACACGCTGACGGCGGACGACGGGCGCCGCTCGCTCCGGGGCCTCATGTGGTCGTGGGACCCGCACCCGGACGACAGCACCTATGTCACCGAGTACGCCTTCCTGCTCCGTGAAGGGGACACCGTCCGGGCCGTGCATGACAGGCACGTCGAGGGGCTGTTCTCCCGGGAGACCTGGCACCGGGTGCTCACCCAGGCGGGCTTCCGAGTCGCGACGCTCCAGCGCCCCGTGGGCGACGACGTCTTCGACGACATCTTCCTCTGCCAGCGTTCATGA
- a CDS encoding ARPP-1 family domain-containing protein, with amino-acid sequence MKFRMPAVSALVALLTAPLALAQEKSPPAPDLDLGDYEVGQPVLAYNLAVVPLHTRKGPPYDDYTVLEEAQAAKKVSVRELDSDGTVEALRVHNRDERPLYLVGGELLLGGKQDRMVGSDVVVDAGERQRVPVFCVEQGRWEGQSLAFQPGLAVAHPDLRRAALFSEQGAVWGEVARKSNVSGVSSPTGTYRRVFQDAALRQRIGRYLDEIQGKLPRDERLAGLAVAINGDIEVVDVFDSPKLYAKLERKLLASYVLAALEKQPGRAGDEEQGRAKARELKKEHIDKFVGGTTKDGGEKKMFRSKGKTVHGTFFGTKK; translated from the coding sequence ATGAAGTTCCGCATGCCCGCCGTCTCGGCCCTCGTGGCCCTGCTCACCGCACCCCTGGCCCTGGCGCAGGAGAAGTCCCCGCCGGCCCCGGACCTGGACCTGGGCGACTACGAGGTCGGCCAGCCCGTGCTCGCCTACAACCTGGCGGTGGTGCCGCTGCACACGCGCAAGGGCCCGCCGTACGACGACTACACGGTGCTGGAGGAGGCCCAGGCGGCGAAGAAGGTCTCCGTCCGCGAGCTGGACAGCGACGGCACGGTGGAGGCGCTGCGGGTGCACAACCGGGACGAGCGGCCGCTGTACCTGGTGGGCGGGGAGCTGCTGCTGGGCGGCAAGCAGGACCGCATGGTGGGCAGTGACGTGGTGGTGGACGCGGGCGAGCGCCAGCGGGTGCCGGTGTTCTGCGTGGAGCAGGGACGGTGGGAGGGACAGAGCCTGGCCTTCCAGCCGGGGCTCGCGGTGGCGCACCCGGACCTGCGGCGCGCGGCCCTGTTCTCGGAGCAGGGCGCCGTCTGGGGCGAGGTGGCGCGCAAGTCCAACGTGTCGGGTGTCTCGAGCCCGACGGGCACGTACCGACGCGTGTTCCAGGACGCGGCGCTGCGCCAGCGCATCGGCCGGTACCTCGACGAAATCCAGGGGAAGCTGCCGCGCGACGAGCGACTCGCGGGGCTGGCGGTGGCCATCAACGGAGACATCGAGGTGGTGGACGTCTTCGACAGCCCGAAGCTGTACGCGAAGCTGGAGCGCAAGCTGCTGGCGTCGTACGTGCTCGCCGCGCTGGAGAAGCAGCCGGGCCGCGCGGGCGACGAGGAGCAGGGCCGCGCCAAGGCGCGGGAGCTGAAAAAGGAGCACATCGACAAGTTCGTGGGCGGCACCACCAAGGACGGAGGAGAGAAGAAGATGTTCCGCTCCAAGGGCAAGACCGTGCACGGAACGTTCTTCGGGACGAAGAAGTAG
- a CDS encoding phosphodiester glycosidase family protein, which translates to MSRLLPLLLCLSLPALAAPWETLAPGLELAEFDAHLKSSVGDSRVTVVRVDVARRPVRLLSASLEGHAPEPTAEQWAALHGLIAVTNAGMFHPGGRPVGQARTEGRELSPTPRKDYRTFLVLHPREKGLPPVQLLDAACDDVKSLLPRYGTVLQSLRMVDCKGRNTWQSQPREWSTAALGIDGQGRLLMFHARSPYRTHDFIEVLRRLPLGLKRLMYLEGGPEASLHVAAPGRTVRRVGSYETGFNENDDNTRYWALPNVLGVEAPRP; encoded by the coding sequence ATGAGCCGACTCCTTCCCCTCCTCCTGTGCCTGTCCCTGCCTGCCCTCGCCGCCCCGTGGGAGACGCTCGCACCCGGGCTGGAGCTGGCGGAATTCGACGCACATCTCAAGTCGTCGGTGGGCGACTCACGTGTCACCGTGGTGCGGGTGGACGTGGCGCGTCGACCGGTGCGACTCCTCAGTGCCTCGCTGGAAGGCCACGCGCCAGAGCCGACGGCGGAGCAGTGGGCGGCCCTGCACGGCCTCATCGCCGTCACCAACGCGGGCATGTTCCATCCGGGCGGCCGTCCCGTGGGACAGGCGCGCACGGAGGGACGCGAGCTCAGCCCCACCCCCCGCAAGGACTACCGCACCTTCCTGGTGCTGCATCCCCGGGAGAAGGGACTGCCGCCGGTGCAGCTCCTCGATGCGGCCTGTGACGACGTGAAGTCCCTGCTGCCGCGCTACGGCACGGTGCTCCAGTCCCTGCGCATGGTGGACTGCAAGGGGCGCAACACGTGGCAATCCCAGCCGCGCGAGTGGAGCACCGCCGCGCTCGGCATCGACGGGCAGGGCCGGCTGCTGATGTTCCATGCGCGCTCGCCCTACCGCACGCATGACTTCATCGAGGTCCTCCGGCGGCTTCCCCTGGGGCTGAAGCGGCTGATGTACCTGGAGGGTGGGCCGGAGGCGTCGCTCCACGTCGCCGCGCCGGGGCGCACCGTGCGCCGGGTGGGCAGCTACGAGACGGGCTTCAACGAGAACGACGACAACACGCGCTACTGGGCGCTGCCCAACGTGCTCGGCGTGGAGGCTCCCCGGCCCTGA